In Streptomyces chartreusis NRRL 3882, the following are encoded in one genomic region:
- a CDS encoding alkene reductase, translated as MSKAFEPYELGGKRLANRLVMAPMTRSRAYGPGQSPMPLMADYYAQRASAGLIVTEGVQPSRVGQGYPDTPGIHTAEQVAAWRHVTDTVHAQGSVIYLQIMHTGRVGHPALTGLQPVGPSAVAAAGQVYTHEGPQDFVTPHELTDAEVRATIADFAAAARNAVEAGFDGVELHGANGYLIHQFLAPNSNQRTDAWGGSPENRIRFAVETSKAVAEAIGADKVGFRISPGNGFNDIDESDAADTEATYSALVEALAPLNLAYLHQMEAPGIRDLTLRLRKAWPTTFILNPFTGQEPTGPAELELVENGTADLLAYGRLFLANPDLPARLAQSGPFNTPDPATFYGGDEEGFTDYPTLGEARA; from the coding sequence ATGTCGAAGGCCTTCGAGCCCTACGAGCTGGGCGGCAAGCGCCTGGCCAACCGCCTGGTTATGGCGCCGATGACCCGCAGCCGCGCCTACGGCCCCGGCCAGAGCCCCATGCCGCTGATGGCCGACTACTACGCGCAGCGCGCCTCCGCCGGGCTGATCGTCACCGAGGGCGTCCAACCCTCCAGGGTCGGCCAGGGCTACCCCGACACCCCCGGCATCCACACCGCCGAACAGGTCGCTGCCTGGCGCCACGTGACCGACACGGTGCATGCCCAGGGCAGCGTGATCTACCTGCAGATCATGCACACCGGACGGGTCGGACACCCCGCGCTGACGGGCCTGCAGCCCGTCGGCCCCTCCGCCGTCGCGGCCGCCGGACAGGTGTACACCCACGAAGGCCCCCAGGACTTCGTCACCCCGCACGAACTGACCGACGCCGAGGTCCGCGCCACCATCGCCGACTTCGCGGCCGCCGCCCGCAATGCCGTCGAGGCCGGCTTCGACGGCGTCGAGCTGCATGGCGCCAACGGGTACCTCATCCACCAGTTCCTCGCCCCGAACAGCAACCAGCGCACCGACGCATGGGGCGGCAGCCCCGAGAATCGCATCCGCTTCGCCGTGGAGACCTCCAAGGCCGTCGCCGAGGCCATCGGCGCCGACAAGGTCGGCTTCCGCATCTCCCCGGGCAACGGCTTCAACGACATCGACGAGTCCGACGCCGCCGACACCGAGGCCACCTACAGCGCGCTGGTCGAGGCCCTCGCCCCGTTGAACCTCGCCTACCTGCACCAGATGGAGGCCCCCGGCATCCGTGACCTGACCCTCCGGCTGCGCAAGGCATGGCCGACGACCTTCATCCTCAACCCCTTCACCGGCCAGGAGCCCACCGGACCGGCCGAACTGGAACTCGTCGAGAACGGCACAGCCGACCTGCTCGCCTACGGCCGCCTCTTCCTCGCCAACCCCGACCTGCCCGCCCGCCTGGCCCAGAGCGGCCCGTTCAACACCCCCGACCCCGCCACCTTCTACGGCGGCGACGAGGAGGGCTTCACCGACTACCCCACCCTGGGGGAAGCCCGCGCCTGA
- a CDS encoding TetR/AcrR family transcriptional regulator, which translates to MTNAPMRRDAAHNRQRIVDVARQLVDDDLPLQLNDVARLAGVGVATVYRHFPTPEALMETVATPGLEALITHAQRALTEEDPWKALTGFLHVTLEAQLTDPSLTAVRAAPRRVLPRTEELTAMLDSLAGQLLERTSAAGAVRDVVTWDDLLPLMCGIAFAANVHADDQQTRLASGRRYLEVVLQGLHS; encoded by the coding sequence ATGACCAATGCACCGATGCGTAGGGACGCCGCCCACAACCGGCAGCGCATCGTCGACGTGGCCCGGCAACTCGTCGACGACGACCTCCCGCTGCAGCTCAACGACGTCGCCCGTCTCGCAGGCGTGGGGGTGGCCACCGTCTACCGGCACTTCCCGACGCCGGAAGCACTGATGGAGACCGTGGCGACTCCGGGCCTGGAAGCGCTGATCACCCACGCGCAACGGGCACTGACGGAAGAAGACCCCTGGAAGGCTCTGACTGGCTTCCTCCACGTCACCTTGGAAGCACAGCTGACCGACCCCTCACTCACCGCCGTGCGCGCAGCGCCGCGCCGCGTCCTGCCCCGCACTGAGGAACTGACGGCCATGCTGGACTCACTCGCCGGCCAATTGCTCGAGCGGACTTCGGCGGCTGGTGCGGTACGCGACGTGGTCACCTGGGACGACCTGCTGCCGCTCATGTGCGGGATCGCCTTCGCCGCCAACGTCCACGCCGACGACCAGCAGACACGCCTGGCGTCCGGCCGACGCTACCTGGAAGTGGTGCTCCAGGGGCTGCACAGCTGA